The segment ATCATTTTTAACCCAATCTTCACTTCCTTTCAATTGGGTACCCATTGGAAGGAACTGGAAATGGGTTAAGCTGACGAACGCAGGGATAAAATTAAAAATTTTAGATAATTTTGAATTTTCGGATAAGCTCTTATGGCACAATTGTTCCCATCCGCTCGCCCTGAGTACCCCTAAGGGGTGTATCGAAGGGTTAAAGAAAAAAAAGGAATCTCGATGAAAAAATTTCTCTTAACCATTACACTGCTCACCATCACAAACATAATTCCATGCGAAAATCCTAATCCCTATAGTATTAAAGTTCTGACACAAGATGAACTCAAAACACTTCTTCCATTCGTTGCACAATTACGCGTAAACATCTTTCGTAATTATCCCTATCTTTATGATGGAAACATAGCAGAAGAAATGGATAATCTAGAAAAATATGCGCAACACAATAATAGCGCTCTTGCCATTGCCTATTACAATGAAAATCCTGTTGGTTTTCTTTGTGGTTCAGATCTCATTCACTACAGCGTACACTTTGAAAACTCTGTCGCTGATCTTTTTAAAGGCGTAGATTTGAATATAGAAAACTATTATTATTGTGCCGATATCATTATTTTACCAGAACATCGCGGCAAATATTTAGCTCCACAACTTTTTGATGCAATCGAAAACTATGCTCAACAAAAAGGATATACCGCATGCTGTTTTATTACTGAACATCATGAGAATCACCCACTTAAACCTCGTGATCATAAATCTCTTGTGCCTTTATGGAATAGCCTCAATTATAAAAAGTCAGCATTAATAACGTATGCCAGTTGGCAGACACATCAAGTAGATGGTACAATAAAATTAGAACAGCATCCGTTGATTTTTTGGCTAAAAAACCTTAAATAATAAAAACATTCATGAATATAAAAGTAATCATAGGCCTGGGAAATCCAGGCACAAAATATCACAACAACAGACATAATATTGGCTTTCTAGTTCTTGACGCGTTAGCAGATAAATACAACGCATCCTGGCAAACAAAAGCCGACAAAGAAATAGCTGATGTAGAAATTAATGGTCATAAAATTACGCTCATCAAACCACAAACATTTATGAACAGTTCTGGTAAAATAATTCCTTCTTTATCAAAACAAGGAATTAAAGCAGAAAACATTCTTGTTGTACACGATGAGCTTGAAAAACCATTTGGTAAAGTAGAAACAAGAACTGGCGGTAGTCACCGTGGACATAATGGATTACGTTCAATTATGGAGGCGTGTGGTGCTGATTTTCATCGTTTGCGAGTTGGAATTGGTCGTCCAGAAAACAAAGAAGATGTGCCAAATTATGTGCTGAGTAATTTCTCTAAAACTGAAGTCGTTGAACCAATTATTGACACAGCAGTGGATATGATTGAAGCCCTGTTATAAATTATTAAAATACAAGACAACAAAAAAAGGTAGATTAAATCTACCTTTTTTTGTTGTTAACGATACTTGGTCTTGTGGAATTTTTCCTGACCTGGTTGAAAACGCTTTTGATTCTTTTGTTTTGGTTGTTTACGCGGCTTCGAACTTAATTTTGGTTTTTTTTGCTTATGAGCAAGTACAGGATTATTTCCCACATTTGCAACCATTGCAAGTAAAACTGGCATTTGCGGAACTATCTCTGCAGCACAACATGAACCCGCCCACATCACAAACAACATTATTCTCTTCATCAATATCCTTCCTATCATCCTTTTTTTTAGATTGATGTTTTTATTTTCCTTGCATCCATTGCTTAATTGCAACACCAAGTTGTGGATTATATTTTTCACCACCGCCTTGAATGCTGTTCTTTGATCCACCACCACGCAGTCCCTGTGTTTGTAGCCATGAACCAAATTGTTTCATATCAACTGCATGAGCAAATGATTGCGATACCGCAGCATAGAATGTTGTTTGATGATCAGCAGAACTGCTAATAAAATAAAATCCTGGTTTTTTTTGATCAAGTGTTGTTGCAATCATACGCATATCTTCTACCGATGCGCCAGGAATATTAACACATAAAAACGGTACATTTTTTACCATTTCAACGGATTCTAGCCACACAGGAATTTGTGAAGAAACAAGCTGTTGCCGTAGTTGTTTAATTTCGTTCTGTGCTAATCTCAGTTGTTCTTTTTGTTTGCTCACTACATCAAGTACTTCTTCGCGTTTGACTTTATA is part of the Candidatus Babeliales bacterium genome and harbors:
- a CDS encoding GNAT family N-acetyltransferase, producing the protein MKKFLLTITLLTITNIIPCENPNPYSIKVLTQDELKTLLPFVAQLRVNIFRNYPYLYDGNIAEEMDNLEKYAQHNNSALAIAYYNENPVGFLCGSDLIHYSVHFENSVADLFKGVDLNIENYYYCADIIILPEHRGKYLAPQLFDAIENYAQQKGYTACCFITEHHENHPLKPRDHKSLVPLWNSLNYKKSALITYASWQTHQVDGTIKLEQHPLIFWLKNLK
- the pth gene encoding aminoacyl-tRNA hydrolase, yielding MNIKVIIGLGNPGTKYHNNRHNIGFLVLDALADKYNASWQTKADKEIADVEINGHKITLIKPQTFMNSSGKIIPSLSKQGIKAENILVVHDELEKPFGKVETRTGGSHRGHNGLRSIMEACGADFHRLRVGIGRPENKEDVPNYVLSNFSKTEVVEPIIDTAVDMIEALL